GGAATCTGTCGCTCGCCAAGATCACGGCCTTCAACGCGCTCTTCAACGCGGCGATGTGCGTGAACTTCCGCCCGGACGGGCGCGACCTGGCGGTCGCCAACGGCGACGGCACGGTCAGCCTGTGGAATCTCGCCCAGGGTACCGAGGTCGTACTGCCCTTCATCGACCCCACCGAGTGGAACGGCGTGGTCGCCTCCGTCGCCTTCGCGCCGAACGGCGGCACCCTCGCGGCCGTCTACGACTCGGCCGCCGTGCGGATCTGGCGGACCGGCGACCAGACCACCGTGGCCAACCTGGCGACCGGAGCCGGTTACTGGATCGCGCAGGTGGCGTACCACCCGGCCGGGGGCCTCCTGGCCAGTGCGAGCGGTAACGGCAATCCGGGCAACGGCGTCGGCGACGGCCTGCTGGAGTTGTGGGACCCCACCTCCGGCTCCAAGATCACCACCCTCGCCGACACCAATTCGCCGGAGGGGCAGCTGCTGGCGTTCAGCCCGGACGGGAAGACCCTGGCGAACGTCCGCAGCGACGGTCAGACCACCCTCTGGGACGTGGCCGCCCAGAGCGCCCGGACCGTCCTGACCCCGGCCGGCTCCGGGGCGAGCTGCGTGGCCTTCGGGCCGGGCGGCCTGCTGGCGACCGGCTTCACCGACGGCACGGTCACGGTGTGGTCCGCGCGGTCCGGAAAGGCCCTGGCGACCCTCACCACCCGGAGCGACAGCAAGGTGCACAGCGTCGCCTTCAGCCCGGACGCCCGCTACCTGGCCGCCACCACAAGCAGGTTGAGCGTCTGGACCCTCAGAAGCTAGTGCCTTGGCCGCCGACTGCGAACTCCGCTGGACAGCGTGCACCCCCTGGGCAAGCATGCGCACGGTGACAGACGAAAACGACCGGCGGTCGTGCCGGGTGCGGTTGGTGGAGCTGTCCGCCGGCACCATGTCCGCGCTGCGCGACGGCGACCTCCGCCGGGCCGGTGCGCGGGCCGGCGTTGAGCTGACCGAGTTCTTCGTGACGGATCGGGCGCGGTGGCTCTGGCGGCTGCGGCTCGAACAGATCGCGGCGGACCCCGGCCATGCGCGGTGGATGGTGCGGCAGGCCGTGGTCGCCGCCGACGGACTGGTCGTCGGCCATGCCGGGTTCCACGGACCTCCCGATCAGGCCGGCATGGTCGAGATCGGCTACGCGATCGCTCCCGCCTTCCGCCGCCGGGGCTACGGCCGGGCGGCACTGATCGAACTGCTGCGCAGGGCCGCTGCGGAGCGCGGGGTGACGACCGTGCGGGCGGCGATCAGCCCGGACAACGCGGCGTCGCTGGCGACCATCCGCGGGTTCGGCTTCGTCCAGGTGGGGGAGCAATGGGACGACGAGGACGGCCTTGAGCTCGTCTTCGAGGTCCCCGTGGGCGGGAGCCCGCGCCTCTGACCGGGGAGTGGCGGGGCGACGCGGAAGCCTCAGCCGCGGATGCGCTGCCGGAGGAAGAGGGCGGCTCGGTCGAGGGCCTCGCCGGCCTCGTCGAGGCTGTCCGTGAATGCCTGGAAGACGTGCGGCACCTTCGCCGTGATGTCGAGGACCACGTCCACCTCGGCGTCCGAGGCGCGGAGGGCGAGACGGCGGGCGTCGTCGAGGAGCAGCTCGTTGGTGCCGACCTGGAGCAGCATCGGCGGGAGGCCGGCCAGGTCGCCGCTCACGGCGGGGCTGAGCAGCGGGTCGCGGCCGTCCGCGTCGGCGACGTAGTAGTGGCTCATGCGATCGATGTCCGCGCGGTCCAGGAGTGGGTCGGCGGCCGCCTTGGTCACCATGCTCCGGCCTTCTCGGGTGGCGTCCAGGCCCGGTGAGAAGGCGACGAGGGCGGCGGGCATCGGGAGCCCGGCATCGCGCGCCGCCAGTGCGCCCGTGACGCTCAGTCCGCCGCCGGCGGAGTCGCCGGCGAAGGCGATCGACTGGGGCGGATGCGCCGCGTCCAGCAGTTCCCGGTAGGCGGCGACCACGTCCTCCACATCGGCGGGGAAGGGGTGCTCCGGCGCCAGCCGGTAGTCCAGCGAATACGCGGGAATCCCGGTCCTGAGCACCAGCTCTGCGGTGAGTCCCAGCGCTGTGTGGGGGGATCCGACCACATGGGAGCCGCCGTGGAAGTAGAGAAGGGTGCCAGTGGCGGCTTCCCGGCTCTCGGGACTGATGTGCAGTGCGGGGCGCCCGCCCAGTGGCCTCGCGTCGACCCGGACGCCTCCGGGCACCGGCAGTGTGCTCATCAGCTGCACAAAGCCCGCACGCAGGTCCTCGACGGTCGGCTGCACGGCTGCCCCGGTGGAGCCTCCGACACCATCGCCTCCGGCCCCGTTGGCACTGCCGCCGCCACCGCCACTGCTGCCGTCGCCGGCGCTCCGAAGCTGCGCGTCGAGCTGCTCTCGCTGAATCCTGGACATGGTCGGTCCTTCCCTCCGGGAGTTGTTGCTACTACAGTACATGCCATGGCAGATACTGCAAGGGAAGATTACATCGATCTCGGCACGGTCTTCGACGACCTCGTCCGCGTCGAGACCCGCCTCTACAACGCGGTGGCCGATCGGCTGAAGAGCGAGGCCGGCATCTCGGCCGGGCACTTCGAGCTGCTGCGGCACGTCCACGCGCAACCGGACGCCCGCGTCGCGGATCTGGCCGCGGTCTTCGCGATCGGGGTCGGGACGACCAGCAAGATCGTTGACCGGGTGGAGGAGGAGGGCTGGCTGGAGCGCCGGCCGAATCCGGCGAACCGGCGCTCCTCCCTGCTGGCGCTGACGCCGGCCGGCCAGGCGGTGGTCTCCCGGGCCGAGTCGGTCTGGCGGGCGGCGATCGAGGAGATCCTGGGCGCGTCCCCGGTCACCGCCGCGGAGCTGGCCGCCCTCGGCCGAACGCTCGGCGCCCTGCGTTCCGATCTCGAGGACCGCCGCCTGGGTCTCCCGAACGGATGAGGCGCGGCGGGGCGGCCCGATTCCGGCCGCCGAACCGCCGACCCGGCACCGCGGGGCTCAGCCCGCCCAGATCTCCGGCCTGCGGTCGGACCACGGGCGGGCGCGCTCCAGTTGGGCGGAGAGGGAGATCAGGAGGGCTTCGGCGCCGTAGCGGGCGCCGAGCATGGTGCCGATCGGGAGGCCGTCGGGGTTCCAGTGGACGGGGACGTTGACCGCGGGCAGGCCGGTGGCGTTGTACACCGGGGTGAACGGGGTGAAGGCGCTGATCCGGCGGAACTCCTC
This DNA window, taken from Phaeacidiphilus oryzae TH49, encodes the following:
- a CDS encoding alpha/beta hydrolase; this encodes MSRIQREQLDAQLRSAGDGSSGGGGGSANGAGGDGVGGSTGAAVQPTVEDLRAGFVQLMSTLPVPGGVRVDARPLGGRPALHISPESREAATGTLLYFHGGSHVVGSPHTALGLTAELVLRTGIPAYSLDYRLAPEHPFPADVEDVVAAYRELLDAAHPPQSIAFAGDSAGGGLSVTGALAARDAGLPMPAALVAFSPGLDATREGRSMVTKAAADPLLDRADIDRMSHYYVADADGRDPLLSPAVSGDLAGLPPMLLQVGTNELLLDDARRLALRASDAEVDVVLDITAKVPHVFQAFTDSLDEAGEALDRAALFLRQRIRG
- a CDS encoding MarR family winged helix-turn-helix transcriptional regulator — protein: MADTAREDYIDLGTVFDDLVRVETRLYNAVADRLKSEAGISAGHFELLRHVHAQPDARVADLAAVFAIGVGTTSKIVDRVEEEGWLERRPNPANRRSSLLALTPAGQAVVSRAESVWRAAIEEILGASPVTAAELAALGRTLGALRSDLEDRRLGLPNG
- a CDS encoding GNAT family N-acetyltransferase — protein: MTDENDRRSCRVRLVELSAGTMSALRDGDLRRAGARAGVELTEFFVTDRARWLWRLRLEQIAADPGHARWMVRQAVVAADGLVVGHAGFHGPPDQAGMVEIGYAIAPAFRRRGYGRAALIELLRRAAAERGVTTVRAAISPDNAASLATIRGFGFVQVGEQWDDEDGLELVFEVPVGGSPRL